The following proteins are encoded in a genomic region of Deltaproteobacteria bacterium:
- a CDS encoding acyl-CoA dehydrogenase gives MGFRLSEEQESFRLAVRSFAEKELAPRVDELEAAESFPMDLFRHLGSLGYLGVGYPEEYGGSGGDMVMRCLLIEELARVNCGFAAALLAHVGLGCIPIFRFGTEEQKRRYLVPAIKGEKLGSFGLSEPNSGSDAASIRTTAERHGDHYVINGTKMFITNGNIADYCLVAAYTDRTRRGTGISMFIVDTDTPGFSVSRKLRKTGHHTSETAALTFEDMRVPAAAVLGGVEGGFKQVTGTLEGGRITHAARSVGVSQAALEAAVKYAKEREQFGQPIAKFQAIKFKLARMAMEVETARTAMWRAAWLFDQGYAMREAAMAKLFASEVAQRVTWEAVQVFGGYGYITEFPVERFWRDARLMTITEGTSEIQLTIIARELGL, from the coding sequence CTGGGCTTTCGTCTGAGCGAGGAGCAGGAGAGCTTCCGGCTCGCGGTCCGGAGCTTCGCCGAGAAGGAGCTGGCGCCGCGTGTCGACGAGCTCGAAGCCGCCGAGAGCTTCCCGATGGACCTCTTCCGTCATCTCGGCAGCCTCGGCTACCTCGGCGTCGGCTACCCCGAGGAGTACGGCGGCAGCGGGGGCGACATGGTGATGCGCTGCCTGCTCATCGAGGAGCTCGCGCGCGTCAACTGCGGCTTCGCGGCCGCGTTGCTGGCGCACGTCGGGCTCGGCTGCATCCCCATCTTCCGCTTCGGGACCGAGGAGCAGAAGCGGCGCTACCTGGTGCCGGCGATCAAGGGTGAGAAGCTCGGCTCCTTCGGCCTCTCGGAGCCGAACTCCGGGTCGGACGCCGCGTCGATCCGCACCACGGCGGAGCGTCACGGTGACCACTACGTGATCAACGGCACGAAGATGTTCATCACCAACGGAAACATCGCCGACTACTGCCTGGTGGCCGCCTACACGGACCGCACCAGGCGCGGCACGGGGATCAGCATGTTCATCGTCGACACCGACACGCCCGGCTTCTCGGTGTCCCGCAAGCTCAGGAAGACGGGGCACCACACGTCCGAGACGGCCGCCCTCACCTTCGAGGACATGCGAGTGCCCGCCGCCGCAGTCCTCGGCGGCGTCGAGGGGGGCTTCAAGCAGGTGACGGGGACGCTCGAGGGCGGGCGCATCACGCACGCGGCGCGCTCCGTCGGCGTCAGCCAGGCGGCCCTCGAGGCGGCGGTCAAGTACGCCAAGGAGCGGGAGCAGTTCGGCCAGCCGATCGCGAAGTTCCAGGCGATCAAGTTCAAGCTGGCGCGCATGGCGATGGAGGTGGAGACGGCGCGCACGGCGATGTGGCGCGCGGCCTGGCTCTTCGACCAGGGCTACGCCATGCGCGAGGCGGCGATGGCCAAGCTCTTCGCCTCGGAGGTCGCCCAGCGCGTCACGTGGGAAGCGGTCCAGGTCTTCGGGGGCTACGGCTACATCACGGAGTTCCCCGTCGAGCGCTTCTGGCGCGACGCGCGGCTCATGACGATCACCGAGGGGACGTCGGAGATCCAGCTGACGATCATCGCGCGCGAGCTGGGGTTGTAG
- the asnS gene encoding asparagine--tRNA ligase, which translates to MAVASVERIGEHEGRTVTVRGWLAARRSSGKLHFLQVRDGTGTIQCVMSKADVAEEVFALADHLPQESSLEVTGVVRADPRAPIGYELGVSDLRAIHQSADYPITPKEHGVAFLLDHRHLWLRSSRQQAIMRVRAEVIRACREYFDAHGFLPFDAPILTPAACEGTTNLFAVPYFDETAYLTQSGQLYGEAGALAFGKVYVFGPTFRAEKSKTRRHLTEFWMIEPEMAFAGLDDDMDLAEDFLVHVVRRVREGRAAELRALERDPAPLARVEKPFPRITYAEALDVLRRKGFALEWGADLGGDEETALSESFDRPVMVHRYPVECKAFYMKADPADPRSALCVDVLAPEGYGEIVGGGQREDDAAVLEEKIRSHGLPLDAFGWYLDLRRYGSVPHAGFGMGIERCVAWLCGLHHVRETIPFARMLERLRP; encoded by the coding sequence ATGGCCGTCGCGAGCGTCGAGCGCATCGGGGAACACGAGGGCCGCACGGTCACCGTGCGCGGCTGGCTCGCCGCCCGCCGCTCGAGCGGCAAGCTCCACTTCCTCCAGGTGCGCGACGGGACGGGCACGATCCAGTGCGTGATGTCGAAGGCGGACGTGGCGGAAGAGGTGTTCGCGCTCGCCGACCACCTGCCGCAGGAGTCGTCGCTCGAGGTGACCGGCGTGGTGCGCGCCGACCCGCGCGCCCCGATCGGCTACGAGCTCGGCGTGAGCGACCTCCGCGCCATCCACCAGAGCGCCGACTACCCGATCACCCCGAAGGAGCACGGCGTGGCCTTCCTCCTCGACCACCGCCACCTCTGGCTCCGGTCCAGTCGCCAGCAGGCCATCATGCGGGTGCGCGCCGAGGTGATCCGCGCCTGCCGCGAGTATTTCGACGCCCACGGGTTCCTCCCCTTCGACGCGCCGATCCTCACGCCGGCGGCGTGCGAGGGCACGACGAACCTCTTCGCGGTGCCCTACTTCGACGAGACCGCCTATCTCACCCAGAGCGGCCAGCTCTACGGGGAAGCCGGCGCGCTGGCCTTCGGCAAGGTCTACGTCTTCGGCCCGACCTTCCGGGCCGAGAAATCCAAGACCCGCCGCCATCTGACCGAGTTCTGGATGATCGAGCCCGAGATGGCGTTCGCCGGGCTCGACGACGACATGGACCTCGCCGAGGACTTCCTCGTGCACGTCGTGCGGCGCGTCCGGGAAGGGCGGGCGGCGGAGCTGCGCGCGCTCGAGCGCGACCCGGCGCCGCTCGCCCGGGTCGAGAAGCCGTTCCCGCGCATCACCTACGCCGAGGCGCTCGACGTCCTCCGCCGCAAGGGCTTCGCGCTCGAATGGGGCGCCGACCTCGGCGGCGACGAGGAGACCGCGCTCTCCGAGAGCTTCGACCGGCCCGTCATGGTGCACCGCTATCCCGTCGAGTGCAAAGCCTTCTACATGAAAGCGGACCCTGCGGACCCCCGGAGCGCGCTCTGCGTCGACGTGCTCGCTCCCGAGGGATACGGCGAGATCGTCGGGGGCGGCCAGCGCGAGGACGATGCGGCGGTGCTGGAGGAGAAGATCCGCTCGCACGGCCTCCCGCTCGACGCCTTCGGCTGGTATCTCGATCTCCGCCGCTACGGCTCCGTCCCGCATGCCGGCTTCGGCATGGGTATCGAGCGCTGCGTCGCCTGGCTGTGCGGTCTGCACCACGTGCGCGAGACCATCCCCTTCGCGCGCATGCTCGAGCGGCTGCGGCCGTAA
- a CDS encoding VanZ family protein has translation MARARWLVVGAYVGAIYGTLPYGPVIGRTVIRSALGAWLLGSGMGLVAALAAAGLLAALARRGAPRGAYVALGAAGAGYALALSWLRAQHLERVHLPEYGIMTWLAWWALAPHVRGVRGYAAAAALAAAVGWGDELLQAVTPGRYYDLRDVAANALGAVLGALVLGAIRAARRARVSDVSSARRSPQAAGSSSR, from the coding sequence ATGGCGCGCGCACGCTGGCTCGTGGTCGGCGCGTACGTGGGAGCCATCTACGGCACGCTGCCGTACGGCCCCGTGATCGGCCGTACGGTGATACGCAGCGCGCTCGGTGCCTGGCTTCTCGGGTCCGGCATGGGGCTCGTGGCGGCCCTCGCGGCTGCGGGCCTCCTGGCGGCGCTCGCCAGGCGCGGCGCGCCGCGCGGCGCCTACGTCGCGCTCGGCGCGGCCGGCGCCGGCTACGCCCTCGCGCTCTCGTGGCTCCGGGCGCAGCACCTCGAGCGCGTGCACCTGCCCGAGTACGGGATCATGACGTGGCTCGCCTGGTGGGCGCTCGCGCCGCACGTGCGCGGCGTCCGCGGATATGCCGCTGCGGCCGCGCTGGCCGCCGCCGTGGGGTGGGGCGACGAGCTGCTGCAGGCGGTGACCCCCGGGCGCTACTACGACCTGCGGGACGTCGCCGCCAACGCGCTCGGCGCGGTGCTCGGGGCGCTCGTCCTGGGCGCGATCCGCGCCGCCCGGCGGGCGCGTGTCAGCGACGTATCGTCAGCACGAAGATCACCGCAAGCAGCAGGATCATCGTCGCGATGA